In Aminobacterium sp. MB27-C1, a single genomic region encodes these proteins:
- a CDS encoding M28 family peptidase → MLNDAEMELCKSLSATTLFDDMKNLSQFNRLSGSDGEKDAVNFLKERLTKAGIEWKLHSYPALLSNPQRAELLCKYSQKEEIVPCKTWSFTSSTPKEGIEAYLQFVEKDLLEHHPLTFLADYTANNKDFQNVIVVSRTSNPVAIMEAERRGAVAFISVWEQGDESIVHEGNVNMIWGTPEPEQNHIYPHIPVVILCRPTGEKLIANIKKDRVLGKITTQVQEGITTIPVLEALIPAEEENGNYLLVGNHLDSWHYGSADNATGNAIALNLAEKTIKMTGKKFGLKICWWSGHSNGRYAGSSTYASRNFLDLERNCLAYTNIDMPGMRGATDFSRISAGPDLMEIASQTIHDITGQKGEWNHHVRGWDQSFQNIGISPYFIWSSTLPENNQDTTANSFMSWWWHTEEDLPTYVSRDILEKDAQLYLTAASRVLCNQSFSFNIRALIQQIKKCFATPLFSSHLTYIKEITEMLEDIERVDTTKLSLQKQLFYVRQLNKILYAFKAPMLQDWAISLEYIPGLSLAFSSLPQTARGKLIIDRFAETQKNRILLLLEKIKNCG, encoded by the coding sequence ATGCTTAACGACGCAGAAATGGAGTTATGCAAGTCACTTTCTGCTACAACCTTGTTTGATGATATGAAGAATCTTTCTCAATTCAATCGTCTTTCAGGAAGCGATGGAGAGAAAGATGCCGTCAATTTTTTAAAAGAGAGACTTACAAAGGCAGGAATAGAATGGAAACTTCATTCATATCCTGCTCTTCTTAGTAATCCTCAACGAGCCGAGCTTCTATGCAAATATAGCCAGAAGGAAGAGATCGTTCCGTGCAAAACGTGGAGTTTCACCTCTTCCACACCTAAAGAAGGAATTGAGGCTTATTTACAATTCGTAGAAAAAGATCTTTTAGAGCACCATCCTCTGACATTTCTTGCAGACTACACTGCCAACAATAAAGATTTTCAAAACGTTATCGTAGTATCAAGAACGTCAAATCCAGTAGCTATTATGGAAGCCGAACGGCGAGGTGCTGTCGCCTTCATTTCTGTTTGGGAACAGGGAGATGAATCAATAGTTCACGAAGGAAACGTCAATATGATATGGGGAACTCCTGAACCTGAACAAAATCACATATATCCTCATATTCCAGTGGTCATTCTCTGTCGTCCTACAGGGGAAAAACTTATAGCCAACATTAAAAAAGATAGAGTGTTAGGAAAGATCACAACACAAGTTCAAGAAGGAATCACAACGATCCCTGTACTCGAAGCGTTGATTCCAGCAGAGGAAGAAAATGGAAACTATCTTCTCGTTGGAAACCACCTTGATTCATGGCACTATGGATCAGCAGATAATGCTACAGGTAATGCTATTGCTTTAAACCTCGCGGAAAAAACGATAAAAATGACAGGAAAAAAATTTGGGCTCAAAATATGTTGGTGGTCTGGACATTCCAATGGACGATATGCAGGATCTTCCACATATGCTTCTCGAAATTTCCTTGATCTTGAAAGAAACTGCCTTGCATACACAAATATCGACATGCCTGGCATGAGAGGGGCAACTGATTTTTCCAGAATATCTGCTGGGCCTGACCTTATGGAGATAGCTTCTCAAACTATACATGACATAACGGGACAAAAAGGTGAATGGAATCATCATGTTCGAGGATGGGACCAATCTTTTCAAAATATAGGAATATCACCATATTTTATCTGGTCTTCAACTTTGCCTGAAAACAATCAAGATACCACTGCCAATAGCTTTATGAGTTGGTGGTGGCATACGGAAGAAGACCTTCCTACATATGTAAGTCGTGATATCCTTGAAAAAGATGCTCAACTCTATTTAACCGCAGCCTCTCGGGTTCTTTGTAATCAATCTTTTTCCTTTAATATTAGGGCTTTGATTCAACAAATCAAAAAATGTTTTGCAACACCTCTCTTCTCTTCTCATCTAACATATATCAAAGAAATCACAGAAATGCTTGAGGATATTGAGAGGGTTGACACAACGAAGCTTTCTCTTCAAAAACAACTGTTTTATGTACGTCAGTTAAATAAAATCCTCTATGCTTTTAAAGCTCCTATGCTACAAGATTGGGCCATTAGCCTGGAATACATTCCCGGCCTTTCTCTTGCTTTTTCTTCTCTCCCTCAAACTGCGAGAGGAAAACTCATTATTGACCGCTTTGCCGAAACACAGAAAAATAGAATTCTCCTTCTCTTAGAAAAAATAAAAAATTGTGGATAA
- a CDS encoding creatininase family protein, producing the protein MYLASLSWKKLEEKITKETVALVPLGSVEQHGPLGPLGTDYIIPEEFAKKIEAAYPEEILLLPTMPYGVCPYHGSFSGTIDMGLETLAEVMTRIAMGLMNAGIKKIIFLNGHGGNGPSLDKAALAVYKRGGLAAIVDWWVLAGQLNPSWAGGHGAGQETSVMMALKPDWVNMKDFFPAQIHHLSETLRNTHISTVAFEKGSVRIIRDVKDVTSNGAYGGTDAPEDANMEWGSEIFNGVTEYLLRFVAEYLKVSLPTQGE; encoded by the coding sequence ATGTACTTAGCGTCTCTTTCTTGGAAAAAACTTGAAGAAAAAATTACAAAAGAAACTGTTGCCCTTGTACCCCTTGGAAGTGTTGAACAGCATGGTCCTCTTGGTCCTTTAGGAACCGACTACATCATTCCTGAAGAATTCGCAAAGAAAATCGAAGCTGCTTATCCAGAAGAAATTCTTTTACTTCCTACAATGCCTTACGGTGTATGTCCATATCACGGGTCATTCTCAGGAACAATTGACATGGGACTTGAAACGCTCGCTGAAGTTATGACTAGAATTGCCATGGGTCTTATGAATGCAGGAATTAAAAAAATAATATTCCTGAATGGCCACGGTGGAAATGGTCCCTCTCTTGATAAGGCCGCCCTTGCCGTTTACAAAAGAGGGGGGCTGGCTGCTATTGTAGATTGGTGGGTTCTTGCAGGCCAACTTAATCCTTCTTGGGCAGGCGGGCATGGAGCCGGTCAGGAGACATCTGTAATGATGGCTTTAAAACCAGATTGGGTTAACATGAAAGACTTTTTCCCTGCCCAGATCCATCATCTTAGCGAAACACTAAGAAATACTCATATCAGCACTGTTGCTTTTGAAAAAGGTTCTGTCAGAATCATTCGTGACGTTAAAGATGTAACATCCAATGGGGCTTACGGTGGAACAGACGCACCGGAAGATGCAAATATGGAATGGGGAAGTGAAATTTTCAACGGTGTAACCGAGTATCTTCTTCGATTTGTCGCGGAATATCTGAAAGTTTCCCTTCCAACACAAGGAGAATAA
- a CDS encoding GntR family transcriptional regulator: MAEKKGASDRAFQKIINLVLSHELKPGDRIYETNLVDELHMSRTPIREALSRLVSTGFLEKTSGQKGYVVPLLSPDDMEQVYYSRIVIEGKAARRAAQNADQKATEDLVRLNEEEKRKYQANAKDEYAALNEKFHMAIAEMSGNTYLYRYIQQLFWRSNLYVFFFMSFYNLKQPESNGTETDIRLSYKEHEKIIEAILAKDGFAAEKAMQEHLITAYNSMLNPQSKPLLTFEEFKD, translated from the coding sequence GTGGCAGAAAAGAAAGGAGCTAGCGACAGAGCTTTTCAAAAAATAATTAATCTTGTTTTATCCCATGAACTTAAACCGGGAGATCGAATATATGAAACAAACCTGGTGGATGAACTACACATGAGCCGAACGCCCATACGTGAAGCACTTTCACGCTTAGTTTCTACAGGATTTTTAGAAAAAACCTCCGGGCAAAAAGGTTACGTTGTCCCTCTTTTATCTCCAGACGATATGGAACAAGTTTACTATTCAAGAATTGTTATTGAAGGGAAAGCTGCACGTAGAGCGGCCCAAAACGCCGATCAAAAAGCAACAGAGGATTTAGTTCGCCTTAATGAGGAAGAAAAAAGGAAATACCAGGCGAATGCGAAAGACGAATATGCAGCTCTTAATGAAAAATTTCATATGGCTATCGCCGAAATGTCTGGGAATACATATCTTTATCGATATATTCAACAGCTCTTTTGGCGTTCTAATCTCTATGTTTTCTTTTTCATGAGCTTCTACAATTTAAAACAACCAGAAAGTAATGGGACAGAGACAGATATTCGATTAAGCTATAAAGAACATGAAAAAATAATAGAAGCTATTCTGGCAAAGGATGGATTTGCCGCAGAAAAAGCAATGCAAGAGCACTTGATCACAGCATATAATTCAATGCTCAACCCTCAGAGCAAGCCTTTATTGACATTTGAAGAATTTAAAGACTAA
- a CDS encoding response regulator: MMVEKCMKPVEILLVEKDEKEALKIIQSLNDWKIFNTVHVVNNRYEALDYLRQVGKYWDRSKPDIVMADCDLPDHCCEMLLSEIRNDPALYTTPILFITSVNKSAPFETADYMVRFIEKPMSGQKYLGVLMSFENLWITITHLT, encoded by the coding sequence GTAGAAAAGTGTATGAAACCGGTAGAAATTCTACTTGTAGAAAAAGATGAGAAAGAAGCTTTAAAGATCATTCAAAGCCTAAATGATTGGAAAATTTTCAATACAGTTCACGTTGTTAACAATCGTTATGAAGCTTTAGATTATCTTCGACAAGTAGGCAAATATTGGGATCGTTCCAAACCAGATATTGTTATGGCCGATTGTGATCTTCCAGACCATTGTTGTGAAATGCTTTTGTCTGAAATACGTAATGATCCTGCTCTCTATACTACCCCAATTCTTTTCATTACATCTGTCAATAAATCTGCTCCCTTCGAAACTGCTGATTATATGGTTCGTTTTATAGAAAAGCCTATGTCAGGTCAAAAATATCTTGGCGTGCTTATGTCGTTTGAAAATTTATGGATTACTATTACTCATCTAACATGA
- a CDS encoding AbgT family transporter: protein MAKKQKRSETTHSPGLFERFIKGIEIIGNKLPHPFWLFVTLALIVIALSYILSKAGVSVTYLAAARGGGEAKQTTVEVANLLSFEALRPFMANFVKTYVGFAPLGLIMTMMLGIGLVEQTGLISALMRKTIMGAPSYLVTAVLAIVGINANLASDAGIIFTPAIGAAVFKALGRNPWVGIIAGFAAASGGFTANFFIAGTDALLAGITESVTKGMNIAGPTHPLINWYFLIMATLTVTFVTTFVTERFTVKILGDTGGHKDESELLKHVVTPEENRGLRWALIATILCIAFLLVLTIPEGSFFRANDGSIVPKSPLLSSVVAILFFIFFFVGIAYGYGSGTIKEASDVPKLMQKGLQGSLSFLVVALPASLFINLFNTSNMATILSVRGAEWLQSMNLGGIPLILMFILLCSILNLFIMSGSAKWLILAPIFVPMFSIIGFSPALTQIAYRIGDSSSNIISPLSYYIPVIIGLLEQYKPEGNKQSVGIGTVISLEMPYTIAYLICFSIQLIIWYLLKLPLGPGAGLFM, encoded by the coding sequence ATGGCAAAAAAACAAAAACGATCAGAAACAACGCACAGTCCCGGGCTATTTGAACGTTTCATCAAAGGTATCGAAATTATAGGCAACAAGTTACCTCACCCTTTCTGGCTTTTCGTTACTCTCGCTCTCATTGTTATTGCTCTTTCGTACATACTATCGAAAGCTGGAGTATCCGTTACCTATCTTGCCGCCGCCCGCGGCGGTGGGGAAGCAAAACAAACCACAGTTGAAGTCGCAAACCTGTTAAGTTTTGAAGCTCTGCGTCCCTTTATGGCCAATTTTGTCAAAACCTACGTTGGTTTTGCACCTCTCGGCCTTATTATGACCATGATGCTGGGTATCGGACTCGTAGAACAGACTGGTCTTATTTCAGCTCTCATGCGAAAAACCATAATGGGAGCTCCATCTTATTTAGTAACAGCCGTCCTTGCCATTGTTGGTATTAACGCCAACCTCGCTTCTGACGCAGGTATTATTTTCACCCCTGCCATAGGAGCTGCCGTATTCAAAGCCCTGGGGCGAAATCCATGGGTCGGCATTATTGCAGGCTTTGCAGCTGCTTCTGGAGGATTCACCGCCAACTTCTTCATTGCCGGAACAGACGCTCTCTTGGCAGGTATTACAGAATCAGTAACTAAAGGAATGAATATTGCAGGACCTACGCATCCCCTTATAAACTGGTACTTTCTTATTATGGCAACTCTAACTGTTACTTTTGTTACAACCTTTGTCACAGAACGATTTACCGTGAAAATTCTTGGAGATACAGGTGGACATAAAGATGAATCTGAACTCTTAAAACACGTCGTAACTCCTGAGGAAAATAGAGGACTTCGATGGGCTCTTATCGCAACAATTCTATGCATCGCGTTCTTACTCGTTCTAACAATTCCCGAAGGTTCATTCTTCAGGGCTAATGACGGAAGCATCGTTCCTAAATCTCCATTACTTTCAAGCGTTGTCGCTATTTTGTTTTTCATCTTCTTCTTTGTCGGAATCGCCTATGGATACGGCTCTGGTACCATAAAAGAAGCTTCAGATGTGCCCAAACTCATGCAGAAAGGGCTTCAAGGCAGTTTAAGTTTTTTAGTAGTGGCACTACCTGCATCTCTTTTTATTAATCTTTTTAACACAAGTAATATGGCTACTATCTTATCTGTACGTGGAGCTGAATGGCTGCAATCAATGAACCTTGGAGGAATTCCTCTCATTCTTATGTTCATATTACTTTGTTCAATACTTAACCTTTTCATCATGAGCGGATCTGCAAAATGGTTAATTCTGGCTCCTATTTTTGTCCCCATGTTCTCAATCATTGGTTTTTCACCAGCACTCACACAGATTGCTTATCGAATCGGAGACTCGTCATCGAATATTATCTCACCTCTCTCATACTACATTCCTGTAATCATTGGTTTGCTAGAACAATACAAACCTGAAGGAAACAAACAATCTGTAGGAATAGGAACTGTCATCTCTCTGGAGATGCCTTACACTATCGCGTACCTTATCTGCTTCTCGATCCAGCTCATTATTTGGTATTTGCTCAAACTGCCACTGGGTCCAGGTGCAGGATTATTCATGTAA
- the iadA gene encoding beta-aspartyl-peptidase: MRLLLIQNAEIYTPVHLGKHDILIAGKSILALETTISKEAVLAIDPEAIIIDVQSAFVVPGLIDSHVHFNGAGGEGGPHFRTPPLQLSRFISAGITTAVAPLGTDGISRSLKELLAKARSLENEGISTYMYTGAYGVPSVTITESVMSDIVLIDKIIGTKIALSDHRSSHPTVEELRRIISDARVGGMLSGKAGVVEAHMGGESIGLHIIEQALEGTDIPLGQIIPTHVNRNGKLYTQALNYCNNGGVIDLTTSMGNDGNSVKPSEGIARAMKEQVPISHLTMSTDGNGSMPEFDSSGELVKMGIGEPFSLFRELKDCVCEEKISLEVALKLVTQNVAERLKLLNKGHIAPGVDGDVLVISPTSFRLEYVIAKGEVMMSEGKIVKKGIFEEI, translated from the coding sequence ATGAGACTCTTATTAATTCAAAACGCAGAAATATATACCCCTGTTCATTTAGGGAAGCACGATATTTTAATAGCGGGCAAATCTATTCTTGCACTTGAAACAACAATTTCAAAAGAGGCTGTTTTAGCTATTGATCCTGAAGCAATCATAATTGACGTTCAAAGTGCTTTTGTTGTTCCTGGGCTCATTGATAGCCATGTTCACTTTAATGGAGCAGGAGGAGAAGGGGGTCCCCATTTCAGAACACCTCCTTTGCAACTGAGTCGTTTTATTAGTGCAGGTATTACAACTGCGGTAGCACCTTTAGGTACTGACGGAATATCACGATCGCTGAAAGAATTATTGGCAAAGGCTCGTTCTCTTGAAAACGAAGGCATTTCTACATACATGTATACGGGGGCGTACGGTGTTCCTTCCGTAACTATTACAGAGAGCGTAATGTCTGATATTGTTCTTATAGACAAGATCATTGGGACTAAAATAGCTCTTTCAGATCATCGTTCGTCACATCCAACTGTAGAAGAATTACGACGCATTATTTCAGATGCTCGAGTAGGCGGAATGCTATCTGGAAAGGCAGGCGTTGTTGAGGCTCATATGGGAGGAGAATCCATAGGGTTACATATAATAGAACAAGCTCTTGAAGGAACCGATATCCCTCTGGGCCAAATTATTCCTACCCACGTTAACCGGAATGGAAAACTTTATACTCAGGCGTTGAATTATTGTAATAATGGTGGCGTTATAGATCTCACTACGAGTATGGGAAATGATGGTAACTCAGTAAAACCAAGTGAGGGAATAGCAAGAGCTATGAAAGAACAAGTTCCTATCTCTCATCTCACGATGAGTACTGATGGCAACGGAAGTATGCCAGAGTTTGATTCTTCGGGAGAGCTTGTAAAAATGGGTATAGGAGAACCTTTTTCGTTGTTTAGAGAGCTAAAAGATTGTGTCTGCGAAGAAAAAATAAGTCTTGAGGTTGCTTTAAAGCTAGTGACACAAAATGTAGCGGAACGATTGAAACTATTGAATAAGGGGCACATTGCTCCTGGCGTTGACGGTGACGTTCTTGTTATTTCACCTACATCTTTTAGGTTAGAATATGTCATAGCTAAGGGTGAAGTTATGATGAGTGAAGGAAAAATTGTTAAAAAAGGAATTTTTGAAGAGATTTAA
- a CDS encoding AbgT family transporter — MVNNKKESRANSPGFFERFIKGIEVVGNKLPHPFWLFVILALIVIALSYILSKAGVSVTYLAAARGGGEAKQTTVEVANLLSYKALRPFMANFVKTYVGFAPLGLIMTMMLGIGLVEQTGLISALMRKTIMGAPPYLVTAVLAIVGINANLASDAGIIFTPAIGAAVFKALGRNPWVGIIAGFAAASGGFTANFFIAGTDALLAGITESAAKGMNIVGPTHPLINWYFLIVATVTVTFVTTFVTERFTVKILGDTGGHKDESELLKHVVTPEENRGLRWALIAAVLCIGFLLYLTIPQGSFFRSDNGTIVPSSPLLSSVVAILFFIFFFVGIAYGYGSGTIKEASDVPKLMQKGLQGSLSFLVVALPAALFINLFNSSNLTTILAVKGAEGLKALNLGGIPLILMFILLCTFINLFITSGSAKWLILAPIFVPMFSIIGFSPALTQIAYRIGDSSSNIISPLSYYIPVMIGLLEQYKPEGDTKPVGIGTVISLEMPYTIAYLICFSIQLIIWYLLKLPLGPGAGLFM; from the coding sequence ATGGTGAACAACAAGAAAGAATCGCGAGCAAACAGTCCCGGTTTTTTTGAACGTTTCATCAAAGGTATCGAAGTTGTAGGCAACAAATTACCTCACCCTTTCTGGCTTTTCGTTATTCTCGCTCTCATTGTTATTGCTCTTTCGTACATACTATCGAAAGCTGGAGTATCCGTTACCTATCTTGCCGCCGCCCGCGGCGGTGGGGAAGCAAAACAAACCACAGTTGAAGTCGCAAACCTGTTAAGTTACAAAGCTCTTCGCCCCTTTATGGCCAATTTTGTCAAAACCTACGTTGGTTTTGCACCTCTCGGCCTTATTATGACCATGATGCTGGGTATCGGACTCGTAGAACAGACTGGTCTTATTTCAGCCCTCATGCGAAAAACCATAATGGGGGCCCCACCCTACTTAGTTACAGCCGTCCTTGCCATTGTTGGTATTAACGCCAACCTCGCTTCTGACGCAGGTATTATTTTCACCCCTGCTATAGGAGCTGCCGTATTCAAAGCTCTGGGACGAAATCCATGGGTCGGCATTATTGCAGGCTTTGCAGCTGCTTCTGGAGGATTCACCGCCAACTTCTTCATTGCCGGAACAGACGCTCTCTTGGCAGGTATTACAGAATCAGCAGCTAAGGGAATGAACATTGTTGGTCCTACCCACCCCCTTATTAATTGGTATTTTCTTATAGTAGCAACCGTTACTGTCACCTTTGTTACAACCTTTGTTACAGAACGATTTACCGTGAAAATTCTTGGAGATACAGGTGGACATAAAGACGAATCTGAACTCTTAAAACACGTCGTAACTCCTGAAGAAAATAGAGGACTTCGATGGGCTCTTATTGCCGCAGTTTTATGTATCGGATTTTTGCTCTATTTGACAATTCCGCAAGGTTCTTTCTTCAGATCTGACAATGGAACAATTGTTCCAAGCTCTCCCTTACTTTCAAGCGTTGTTGCTATTTTGTTTTTCATCTTCTTCTTTGTCGGAATCGCTTACGGATACGGCTCTGGTACCATAAAAGAAGCTTCAGATGTGCCCAAACTCATGCAGAAAGGGCTTCAAGGCAGTCTTAGCTTCCTTGTCGTAGCTCTGCCAGCAGCCTTATTCATTAATCTCTTTAATTCAAGTAACCTAACAACAATCCTTGCCGTTAAAGGTGCAGAGGGTCTTAAAGCGCTCAATTTAGGCGGCATTCCACTCATTTTGATGTTTATTCTTCTTTGCACGTTTATCAACCTATTCATTACAAGCGGATCTGCAAAATGGCTAATTCTGGCTCCTATTTTTGTTCCCATGTTCTCAATCATTGGTTTTTCACCGGCACTCACACAGATCGCTTATCGAATCGGAGACTCGTCATCGAATATTATCTCACCTCTCTCATACTACATTCCTGTCATGATAGGTCTTTTGGAGCAATATAAACCTGAAGGTGATACAAAACCTGTAGGAATAGGAACTGTCATCTCCCTGGAGATGCCTTACACTATTGCTTATCTTATCTGTTTCTCAATCCAGCTCATTATTTGGTATTTGCTCAAACTGCCACTTGGCCCAGGAGCAGGATTATTTATGTAA
- a CDS encoding sodium:solute symporter family protein (Members of the Solute:Sodium Symporter (SSS), TC 2.A.21 as described in tcdb.org, catalyze solute:Na+ symport. Known solutes for members of the family include sugars, amino acids, nucleosides, inositols, vitamins, urea or anions, depending on the system.): protein MDAVSSLIHPIPGIFYTVLGGYFVIMALIGYYSAKNTSTLSDFFVMSGKAGAIVSGLAYFSTQYSMSTFMGCPATCYKVGFAGLTISVPGLVFSMIIPALFVGRKLVRLGHKHGFLTMADYLGDRYESDGLRVLLAVLMIIFLIPMMGAQTIGAGIILRTFTGAPEWVGIVAMGIIVILYCMSGGIRGAMLTDVIQGSLMVLTAIITFIISVKIGGGFSAISEKLHALNPAYMSHPGVGGSYGWGNYVSMIVMWSFFSIGQPGLFTKFFAMKDYKVMFKAVLLGTLGMWLAATLIEWSGVNAIVSIPGLAGKQIDFVVPLILQQGVSPIVSTLLIAGIMAAGMSTIDSLLIVSTGAVTRDIYQKLINKDATDAQIFRLSRIVTVIIGVIAILFGISRPATIFKLILFAFGGLGIWSAPIIMGMYWKGATKAGAFASVIVGEILFVLMTLKFRSWAFGFNPLIICWIYAMLVMVIVSKFTQPASTATIKKHFA, encoded by the coding sequence ATGGATGCCGTATCAAGTTTGATTCATCCCATTCCAGGTATTTTTTACACAGTTTTAGGTGGTTACTTTGTAATTATGGCACTTATTGGTTACTACTCAGCAAAAAATACATCTACATTAAGTGACTTCTTTGTTATGAGTGGTAAAGCCGGTGCTATCGTCAGTGGTCTTGCTTATTTTTCCACACAATATAGCATGAGTACTTTTATGGGATGTCCAGCAACATGTTATAAAGTAGGCTTTGCAGGACTGACCATTTCTGTCCCCGGCCTTGTCTTTAGTATGATCATTCCCGCCCTTTTTGTTGGACGGAAACTAGTTCGACTCGGTCACAAGCACGGATTTCTCACGATGGCCGATTACCTTGGCGACCGATACGAATCAGATGGTCTTCGGGTTCTTCTCGCTGTACTCATGATCATTTTCCTCATCCCAATGATGGGAGCTCAGACCATTGGTGCCGGCATTATTTTGAGAACCTTTACAGGTGCTCCTGAATGGGTTGGCATTGTAGCCATGGGTATCATCGTCATTCTTTATTGCATGAGCGGTGGTATAAGAGGAGCTATGCTTACAGACGTTATACAGGGTTCTCTTATGGTTTTAACCGCTATTATCACCTTTATTATTTCTGTTAAGATTGGTGGCGGTTTTTCGGCCATTTCTGAAAAACTTCACGCATTGAATCCGGCTTATATGAGTCACCCTGGCGTGGGCGGATCGTATGGTTGGGGAAACTACGTGTCGATGATCGTTATGTGGAGCTTTTTCTCTATTGGTCAACCTGGTCTTTTCACCAAATTCTTTGCCATGAAAGACTACAAAGTCATGTTCAAAGCCGTTCTTCTTGGAACTCTGGGCATGTGGCTAGCCGCAACTCTTATAGAGTGGTCTGGTGTTAATGCCATTGTTTCTATTCCAGGACTTGCCGGAAAACAAATTGACTTTGTTGTGCCTCTTATCTTGCAGCAGGGTGTTTCTCCGATAGTATCAACTCTTCTCATCGCTGGAATCATGGCGGCAGGAATGTCAACAATCGACAGTTTGCTCATCGTTTCGACAGGCGCTGTAACCCGCGATATTTATCAGAAGCTCATCAATAAGGATGCCACTGACGCTCAAATATTCCGTCTCTCTCGAATTGTTACAGTGATTATTGGTGTCATTGCCATTCTTTTTGGAATATCCCGACCAGCTACCATCTTCAAACTGATTCTTTTTGCCTTTGGTGGTTTGGGAATTTGGTCTGCTCCTATCATTATGGGTATGTATTGGAAAGGAGCTACAAAAGCCGGAGCTTTTGCTTCCGTTATTGTAGGTGAAATTCTTTTCGTCTTAATGACCCTCAAATTCAGATCATGGGCTTTTGGGTTCAATCCACTCATCATATGCTGGATTTATGCTATGTTGGTTATGGTTATCGTTAGTAAATTTACCCAACCGGCCTCTACAGCTACAATAAAGAAACATTTCGCTTAA